One segment of Mycolicibacterium baixiangningiae DNA contains the following:
- a CDS encoding FmdB family zinc ribbon protein: MPTYSYACTDCGNRFDAVQAFSDDALTECPQCSGRLRKLFGKVGVVFKGSGFYRTDSREPAKTSSGGSAKSSSDSSSSSSSSEKSTSSAASDSSSSSTSTSSAPAAAASS, encoded by the coding sequence GTGCCTACCTATTCCTATGCGTGCACCGACTGCGGCAATCGGTTCGATGCCGTGCAAGCGTTCAGCGACGATGCGCTGACCGAATGCCCGCAGTGCAGTGGCCGGCTGCGCAAGCTCTTCGGCAAGGTGGGAGTGGTGTTCAAGGGCAGCGGTTTCTACCGCACCGACAGCCGCGAACCCGCCAAGACTTCGAGCGGTGGTTCGGCCAAGAGTTCCTCGGATTCGTCGAGCTCGTCGAGTTCGTCGGAGAAGTCGACCTCCAGCGCGGCGAGCGATTCGAGCTCGAGTTCCACCTCGACCAGCTCGGCGCCCGCAGCGGCTGCCTCCAGCTGA
- the glp gene encoding molybdotransferase-like divisome protein Glp — MRSVEEQQARIAAAAVAPRPVRVAIAEAQGLMCAEEVVTERPMPGFDQAAIDGYAVRSVDVLSVGGGAGADDNDGHEISLPVMASIEAGARTPGRLQPRQAARVQTGAPMPTLADAVLPLRWTDGGANRVRVLRGVRSGAYVRRAGDDVQPGDVAVRAGTIIGAAQVGLLAAVGRERVLVHPRPRVSVMSVGGELVDISRTPGNGQVYDVNSYALAAAGRDAGAEVNRVGIVNTDPAQLREIVEGQLNRAEIVVIAGAVGGAAAESVRAVLSELGEMEVSRIAMHPGSVQGFGQLGRDGVPVFLLPANPVSALVVFEVMVRPLIRLSLGKRSPMRRIVTARALSPITSVAGRKGYLRGQLMRDQDTGEYLVQALGGAPGASSHLLATLAEANCLVIVPTDVDEVRTGEAVDVAFLAQRG; from the coding sequence GTGCGTTCGGTTGAGGAGCAGCAAGCTCGGATAGCCGCCGCCGCGGTGGCTCCGCGACCGGTACGGGTTGCCATCGCCGAAGCCCAAGGCCTGATGTGCGCCGAAGAGGTCGTCACCGAGCGGCCGATGCCCGGATTCGACCAGGCCGCCATCGACGGTTACGCGGTGCGCAGCGTCGACGTGCTCAGTGTCGGCGGCGGCGCCGGGGCCGACGACAACGACGGCCACGAGATCAGTCTGCCGGTGATGGCGTCGATCGAGGCCGGGGCGCGGACGCCGGGCCGGCTTCAGCCCAGGCAGGCAGCGCGCGTCCAGACCGGTGCGCCGATGCCCACCCTCGCCGACGCGGTACTGCCCCTGCGGTGGACCGATGGCGGCGCGAACCGGGTGCGGGTGCTGCGCGGGGTGCGCTCCGGTGCGTACGTGCGACGCGCCGGTGACGACGTGCAGCCCGGTGATGTGGCGGTGCGGGCGGGGACGATCATCGGTGCGGCCCAGGTGGGGCTGCTGGCGGCGGTCGGACGTGAACGGGTGCTGGTCCATCCCAGGCCGCGGGTGTCGGTGATGAGTGTCGGCGGCGAGTTGGTCGACATCTCGCGCACACCGGGTAACGGCCAGGTCTACGACGTGAATTCGTACGCGCTCGCCGCCGCGGGCCGCGACGCCGGCGCGGAGGTTAACCGGGTCGGCATCGTCAACACCGACCCCGCCCAGCTGCGCGAGATCGTCGAAGGGCAACTCAACCGGGCCGAGATCGTCGTCATCGCCGGTGCGGTCGGCGGCGCCGCGGCGGAGTCGGTGCGGGCCGTGCTCTCCGAACTGGGGGAGATGGAGGTCTCGCGGATCGCGATGCACCCCGGGTCGGTTCAGGGCTTCGGCCAGCTCGGCCGCGACGGTGTGCCGGTGTTCCTGTTGCCCGCCAATCCGGTCAGCGCGCTGGTGGTGTTCGAGGTGATGGTGCGGCCGCTGATCCGGTTGTCGTTGGGCAAACGGTCGCCGATGCGCCGCATCGTCACTGCGCGCGCCCTGTCGCCGATCACCTCGGTGGCCGGACGCAAGGGCTACCTGCGCGGTCAGCTGATGCGGGACCAGGACACCGGCGAGTACCTCGTGCAGGCGCTCGGCGGCGCCCCGGGGGCGTCATCGCATCTGCTCGCCACGCTCGCCGAGGCAAACTGTCTGGTGATCGTGCCGACCGACGTCGACGAAGTGCGTACCGGGGAGGCCGTCGACGTCGCCTTCCTCGCGCAACGCGGCTGA
- a CDS encoding UTP--glucose-1-phosphate uridylyltransferase, whose product MSRPEVPIPRTAVVPAAGLGTRFLPATKTVPKELLPVVDTPGIELVAAEAAEAGAERLIIVTSEGKDGLVAHFVEDLVLEGTLEARGKKTMLEKVRRAPALIKVESVLQAEPLGLGHAVSCVEPSLSDDEDAIAVLLPDDLVLPTGVLETMSKVRAKRGGSVLCAIEVPPEKISAYGVFDVEEVPDAVNPNVMRVKGMVEKPKAEDAPSPYAAAGRYVLDRAIFDALKRVQRGAGNEIQLTDAIALLIDEGHPVHVVVHRGTRHDLGNPGGYLKAAVDFALERDDYGPELRQWLVERLGLTEN is encoded by the coding sequence ATGAGTCGGCCAGAAGTACCCATTCCGCGTACCGCTGTCGTGCCCGCCGCAGGCCTCGGCACGCGTTTCCTACCCGCCACCAAGACCGTTCCCAAAGAATTGCTGCCGGTGGTCGACACCCCCGGTATCGAATTGGTCGCCGCCGAGGCTGCCGAGGCGGGCGCCGAACGGCTGATCATCGTCACCTCCGAGGGCAAGGACGGCTTGGTCGCCCACTTCGTCGAGGATCTCGTGCTCGAGGGGACGCTCGAAGCCCGCGGCAAGAAGACGATGCTGGAGAAGGTCCGTCGCGCCCCCGCGTTGATCAAGGTGGAGTCGGTGCTGCAGGCCGAACCGCTGGGCCTCGGTCACGCTGTGAGCTGCGTCGAACCCTCGCTGTCAGACGACGAGGATGCGATCGCGGTGCTGCTGCCGGACGACCTCGTGCTGCCGACCGGGGTGCTCGAGACGATGTCGAAGGTCCGCGCCAAACGCGGTGGTTCGGTGTTGTGCGCGATCGAGGTGCCGCCCGAGAAGATCAGCGCCTACGGCGTTTTCGACGTCGAGGAGGTGCCGGACGCCGTCAACCCCAACGTCATGCGCGTCAAGGGGATGGTCGAGAAACCCAAGGCCGAGGACGCGCCGTCGCCGTACGCCGCCGCCGGCCGCTATGTTCTCGACCGGGCGATCTTCGATGCGCTGAAGCGCGTACAGCGCGGTGCGGGCAACGAGATCCAGCTGACCGACGCGATCGCGCTGCTGATCGACGAAGGCCATCCGGTGCACGTCGTCGTCCACCGCGGAACCCGACACGACCTGGGAAATCCCGGCGGCTACCTGAAGGCTGCGGTTGACTTTGCGTTGGAACGCGACGACTACGGCCCCGAGCTGCGGCAGTGGTTGGTCGAGCGATTGGGCCTGACCGAGAACTAG
- a CDS encoding SAF domain-containing protein yields MGESLEPTPLARLSSLRPDWSRTVLARRIAAGALVVLAAVAAVRSDPDGKQVDVVVAASDLTPGTELADTHVRIERRPVTAVPDGAASDPAEVVGATVAGPARRGEVLTDVRLLGPRIAEAAAGPDARLVSLHLTDGALVDLVRTGDVVDVLAAPASDIGADALVIATRAVVVLVSQKRQGPGAAGERAVLVALPAEAANKVAGASLTQAVTLTFH; encoded by the coding sequence ATGGGGGAATCTCTCGAACCGACGCCGCTGGCACGCCTGAGCAGTTTGCGGCCGGACTGGAGCCGCACGGTACTGGCGCGACGGATCGCCGCGGGCGCCCTGGTGGTGCTCGCGGCCGTTGCGGCGGTGCGCTCCGATCCCGACGGCAAACAGGTCGACGTCGTCGTCGCCGCAAGTGACCTCACCCCGGGTACCGAGCTGGCCGACACCCATGTGCGGATCGAACGCCGTCCGGTGACGGCCGTTCCCGACGGCGCGGCGTCGGATCCGGCCGAGGTGGTCGGCGCCACGGTGGCCGGCCCGGCCCGGCGCGGCGAGGTGCTCACCGATGTGCGGTTACTCGGGCCGCGGATCGCCGAAGCTGCCGCGGGGCCCGACGCCCGACTCGTGTCCCTTCACCTGACCGACGGCGCTCTGGTCGACCTGGTCCGGACCGGCGATGTGGTGGACGTACTCGCGGCACCGGCGTCGGACATCGGCGCAGACGCGCTGGTGATCGCCACCCGCGCGGTGGTGGTGCTGGTGTCGCAGAAGCGGCAGGGACCCGGGGCCGCGGGTGAGCGCGCTGTGCTGGTCGCCCTTCCGGCGGAGGCGGCCAACAAGGTGGCGGGCGCATCGTTGACCCAGGCTGTCACGCTGACCTTCCACTGA
- a CDS encoding 5-formyltetrahydrofolate cyclo-ligase gives MTSPTKAELRAELLRARRKVTNEARERQATALTAHLAEIAAPGRTVCAYVPVGSEPGSLALLDELVTLGARVLLPVAQHDDEDVPLPLLWGEYRPGNLVVARHGLREPAPPWLPADAVGGAAVVLVPALAVDRTGVRLGRGAGFYDRSLRSADPAALLVAVVRDEELVDRLPADPHDVRMTHALTPGRGVVPLGE, from the coding sequence GTGACGTCGCCGACCAAAGCCGAGCTGCGCGCCGAACTGCTGCGGGCACGCCGCAAAGTGACGAATGAGGCGCGCGAGCGGCAGGCCACCGCGCTCACCGCCCACCTTGCTGAAATCGCGGCGCCCGGGCGAACAGTGTGCGCATACGTGCCGGTCGGCTCCGAACCCGGATCGCTCGCCCTGCTCGACGAGCTCGTGACACTCGGGGCGCGGGTCCTGCTGCCTGTGGCTCAACACGACGATGAGGACGTTCCGCTGCCGTTGCTGTGGGGCGAGTACCGCCCGGGAAATCTCGTCGTCGCCCGCCACGGCTTACGGGAACCGGCCCCGCCGTGGTTGCCGGCCGACGCGGTGGGTGGCGCCGCGGTCGTGCTGGTTCCGGCTTTGGCGGTGGACCGCACCGGTGTGCGGCTGGGGAGGGGCGCCGGGTTCTACGACCGATCGCTGCGGTCGGCGGACCCGGCGGCACTGCTGGTGGCGGTGGTGCGCGACGAGGAATTGGTCGACCGGTTGCCGGCAGACCCGCACGATGTGCGGATGACGCACGCCCTGACGCCGGGGCGTGGAGTGGTCCCGTTGGGGGAATGA
- the mscL gene encoding large-conductance mechanosensitive channel protein MscL, producing MLKGFKDFLARGNIVDLSTAVVIGTAFTGLVTAFTNSVIEPLINRIGAGGDADYGILRIDIGGGQAIDLNELLSAIINFILVAAVVYFLIVLPYKKLRERGKVEQAQDTELSLLTEIRNILADTSGTPRQTAGPGTGPSPDTAETTSADKH from the coding sequence ATGCTGAAAGGGTTCAAGGACTTCCTCGCCCGCGGCAACATCGTCGACCTGTCGACCGCGGTGGTAATCGGCACGGCCTTCACCGGCCTGGTCACGGCCTTCACCAACAGCGTCATCGAACCGCTGATCAACCGCATCGGGGCGGGCGGTGACGCGGACTACGGGATCCTGCGGATAGACATCGGCGGCGGTCAGGCCATCGACCTCAACGAGCTGCTGTCGGCGATCATCAACTTCATCCTCGTGGCCGCGGTCGTGTACTTCCTGATCGTGCTGCCCTACAAGAAGCTTCGCGAGCGGGGCAAGGTGGAACAGGCCCAGGACACGGAGTTGAGCCTGCTCACCGAGATCCGCAATATCCTCGCCGACACCAGCGGAACGCCCAGGCAGACCGCCGGTCCCGGCACCGGCCCGAGCCCCGACACCGCGGAGACCACCAGCGCCGACAAGCACTGA